The Chryseobacterium sp. G0186 genome includes the window AAACATTAATTTTTGCTGCTTCTATCTGTGCATTGGCTGTTACTACCGCTGCTTCGGAAGAGCTAATGTTCTTAGAAGTGGCAGTAGTCGTAGCTTCTGCATTTGAAATATTGCTTTTAGCTGTAGATAAAGCTGCCTGAGCTTGTTCAAGAGCCATTTTTTGATCTCTGCTATCTAAAATAACAAGAGTATCCCCTTTCTTTACAAATTGATTGTCTTTTACCTTAATTTCAGTTACATATCCTGAAATTTTAGAGATCACAGGAGACATATTTGACGCAATTTGAGCATCATCGGTCTCTTCATGATATTGTCCGTAAGAGTAAGCTCTATAACCGTAGATTCCTCCACCGATTAAAACAACCGCCAAAATTATTGGAAAGACTAAACTTTTTTTCTTTTTAGGTTCAGTCACTGGTATATTATTATTTTCCATTGTTGGTATCGTTCTTAAGTTTATTTAAATGTTAAAGTTCCTGTAGTTTGTAATAGTTTTCTATATGCCAGAGCAGCATCAGCCCTTGCATTGATGACGCCAACGTTAGCGGCGATCTGAGCAGCATCTGCATCCAATAATTCCGTCATGGTAGCAAGACCGTTATCATATTTATTTTTTGTAATTCTGTAGTTTTCATTAGCCTGTTCTGCAGATTTTTCAAAAACGGAGATTCTCTTTTTAGAGTAGTCTGTATTTTGATATTCTCTGTTTACATCAAGCTTAATGTTGTCATTCAGTAGTTCATCTGTAGCCGCCAATTGCTTTTCTCTTGCCTGTGACTGTCTTAGGGATGAGTTTTCTTTCCAGATATTAGATAGGTTATAAGAAATTCCCACTCCTACATTCACGGCATTATAAACAGTAAGAAACTTAGGAATATCTGCTGCAACATATCCTCCTGTAAATGCCAAAGACGGAAGATTCTCTGCCTTAGCTGCCTTTGTTCCTAATTCTGCAGCTTTTCTCTGCTGTACTAATGCCTGCAGGTCCTTACGATTTTCTCTGGCTTCATTCATGTAAAAATCAATTGGCTTTACTTCTGAACTCTCATCAATGTAATTTTGATCTACCTCAAGCTCTGTATTTTCAGGAAGTCCCAATAACAGGTCCATATTGATATTGGCAATATTGTAATTATTCTTAGCTTCCAATAACTGAAGCTCAATATTTGAAGTCTGAAGATTAGCTTTTAATCTGTCATTTCTTGCAATTAATCCGTTATTTTCCATTTTAAGGAAAGTTTCATCTCTTTTTTGAGAAGCAGAAAGGTTTTCTTCAAAAACTTTAATGGACTGGTTTGCTTTAAATAAATTGTTATAAGCCTGGGCTACATTGTAAGCAATGGCAACCTTATCATTTTCCGTGCTTAGTTTGGATGCTTCTACCAAGTACTTTGCCGACTGAATACCATATCTGATTCTTCCTCCGCTGTAAATGGGTACACTAAGATTGGCCGAACCATAAAGCACCTGATGAACTTCAGGGCCTCCTGCCCCACCCGACATACCCGGAAGCTTGATGTCTACGTTTGGTTTTATCGGAAGATACATATAGCTTCCCGAAACTTTCAGTTCCGGAAGTTGTCTGTTTTTAGCCTCCAGAAGATCAGCCGTAGCCTCCTCGATCTTGGCTGCATCGATCTTGAGATTCTTGCTGTTCTGGATTCCCAGCTGCACAGCTTCGTCAAGAGAAAGATTTTTTTTCTCCTGAGCATTTACATTTGCTATTCCTACGAATAGTGATAATGCAATCACTGAGTTATTTATTCTCTTCATAACCTAAAAGGTCTTTTAGTAAATGTTTTATATGTTTATTAAGTTCGGTATAGAATGTTTCGTCAAAAACATCATCTTCTTCTGTATTATTAAGGAACTCTTTATACATTTCCTTGGCATTGAATGCATAGAACAAAGTCCCACTAATGGTGGAATGAAGCAGATAAATAGGAGGATTTTTTGTGAAAACACCACTCTTCAGCCCACTTTCCAAGATTCGGGAATACATGGAAAGGAATGACATTTTGGTTTCCTTTAAAAACTCTACAATCTGTGGATTTTCTGCATGAAGCTGTTCCCGCTGCATAATCCTGTAAAAGCATTTTTGAGTTCTTATTCTATTGGAAAATTGATCTATTATTTTTTCAATTTTCTGCCATTCATTAAGGTCTGTTCTCTCTACGATATCCTTTGAAAAAAACTGTCCTTCATTCATCCTGTATTCAACCAACTTTTCATAAAGTTTTTCCTTAGAACCGAAATAATACGAGATCATAGAGATATTTACATTTGCCATCTTTGCAATTTCCCTGGTGGAAGTTCCCTCAAAACCCTTTTCAGCAAAGAGCTTTTCGGCTGCAAATAATATATTTTCTTCTTTTGAAATCATGTCAGTATCCATTTTTCAGGGCGCAAATTTACACAAGTTTTCAACTAAATCAAACGATTGATTGATTTTTTAAGATTGATTTAATTTATCGAGAATAAAAGACGGCTTCTATGAAAGAATAAAAAAACACTACAAAAAAGCTTTATCTACATAAATAATAACAGAAAATCTAAAATTTATTTGAAAATTTAAGAACAATTCAAAAAAAACATTATTTTTATCCACTTTAAAAATTTTAAATCATGAAAAAAATAATTTCAATTGTAGCTATTAGTTTATTTGCATTCAGCTATGCACAGGAAAAACCAAAGGAAGGAGGATGTTGTGCAGGAAAAGATAAAAAAGAGTGCTCTGTAAAGGATAAAAAAGCATGTTCTGATGCCCACCATAAAGGTTGTGATGCAAAGGTGAAAACAGCAGACAACACCCCAAAAACGAAAGATAAAAAAACGGTAAAGGAAAAAAAGACAGCATAAACCTGCTGTACAATATAGAAAAAACAAAAACTCCGGAAAATTTCCGGAGTTTTATGTTATGTGCTTTTATGAATATATCTCGATAGTTTTATACCGAGATCTGTCCATACTATTTTAGGATTTCCATTTCGGGTCAGATGCAGATCTGCTGCATTGATTTCTTCCAGAATATTTTCAATATTGGCTCCGCTGATGAATTTTGAAAAACCTGCCCAATTGAATCCATTGGCATCTATTTTTTTATACACCAAGTTTTCAGACTGATAATTCTGAAGAAGGGCCAATCTAAAAATCTCAGAACAGTAGTTTAAGAAATTCTTCTGCTTTTCTCTGTTCCACCCTGCTATTTCCCGTGCCCATAAAATAATACTTCTAAGGTATTCAGGTTTTTTCTTTACCATAAAGGCATCGCGAACCCACTGCACAAATAGTTTTTCAAATTCGTTGCTTTTATCACCGGAATTCAGCAGTTTTATGGCATCATTGAGATTTCCCTGCGCTTCATGAACAATCTCCCTTACTTTTTCCTCAGAAACAGAAAAACTCTTTTTCAAATAGCTTTCTAAATCCTCATCATTAATTCTTGGAACTTCTACAATTTGGGTTCTGGAAAGAATGGTAGGAAGAATATCATTGGTACTTTCTGCGGTAAGAAGAATAATTGTTTTTGCAGGTGGTTCTTCCAAAAACTTAAGAAACTTATTGGAGGCAGCCACATTCATTTTATCTGCTCTCCAGACAATGAGCATCTTGGTTCCTCCTTCAAAGCTTTTTAAGGAAAACTTTTGGTTCTGATCATCAATTTCATCCGCCGAAATGAAAAGCTGTTTGTTTTCTGATTCTAAAAAAGCAGTCCAGTCATCATAGCTTGCATAAGGAGAAGCTAAAATCATTTCCCGAAACTCTTCGAATTTATTTTTGCTTAATGAATTTTTATTATCTGTAAAAACCGGAAAACTGAAATGTAAATCAAGATGATTGAGATGTTCTACCTTTGAAGCGGCATGTTCATTTTCTTTCTTTAAGATCTCCTTTGCATAAGCCAAAACCATAGGTAACGTTCCGTACCCCTCTTTTCCTACAAAAAGTTGGGCATGACTTACTCTGTTTTCTGCAATGCTTTCTCTAAGAAGTTTTTTCAGATTCTCCTGTCCGGCGATGTTGTCCCAATTCATGTTTCAAAGATAAAAAAACTGAGGAAGATTTTTGGGTTAAATTTTTGAATTGCCCTCTTAATGATTTCTAAAATCAGCATTAAAAAGTTGATAAAGATTCAATATTCCCCATTATATCAGGCCTTAACAAACTTTAACCACATATAATTTTTACAATTCATTAATATTTAAGATATTTGCGCATTGTTTTAAAAATAAAGAATGAAAAAAATCTTTGTAGTATCATTCATATCAGTTGGATATTTCCTGAATGCACAGAGTCTGAGTAACTCTCCTTATGCAACATATGGAATTGGAGATGTAAAATATGATAATACGATCGAAACTGCTTCCATGGGAGGTATATCTACTGCTTATATAAGTGATTTTACAAGTAGTTTCAACTTTGCAAACCCTGCAAACAACACGAACTTCGAGCTTACAAGTATAAAACTGGAGGCAAG containing:
- a CDS encoding TolC family protein, producing the protein MKRINNSVIALSLFVGIANVNAQEKKNLSLDEAVQLGIQNSKNLKIDAAKIEEATADLLEAKNRQLPELKVSGSYMYLPIKPNVDIKLPGMSGGAGGPEVHQVLYGSANLSVPIYSGGRIRYGIQSAKYLVEASKLSTENDKVAIAYNVAQAYNNLFKANQSIKVFEENLSASQKRDETFLKMENNGLIARNDRLKANLQTSNIELQLLEAKNNYNIANINMDLLLGLPENTELEVDQNYIDESSEVKPIDFYMNEARENRKDLQALVQQRKAAELGTKAAKAENLPSLAFTGGYVAADIPKFLTVYNAVNVGVGISYNLSNIWKENSSLRQSQAREKQLAATDELLNDNIKLDVNREYQNTDYSKKRISVFEKSAEQANENYRITKNKYDNGLATMTELLDADAAQIAANVGVINARADAALAYRKLLQTTGTLTFK
- a CDS encoding TetR/AcrR family transcriptional regulator, whose translation is MISKEENILFAAEKLFAEKGFEGTSTREIAKMANVNISMISYYFGSKEKLYEKLVEYRMNEGQFFSKDIVERTDLNEWQKIEKIIDQFSNRIRTQKCFYRIMQREQLHAENPQIVEFLKETKMSFLSMYSRILESGLKSGVFTKNPPIYLLHSTISGTLFYAFNAKEMYKEFLNNTEEDDVFDETFYTELNKHIKHLLKDLLGYEENK
- a CDS encoding ATP-binding protein, whose product is MNWDNIAGQENLKKLLRESIAENRVSHAQLFVGKEGYGTLPMVLAYAKEILKKENEHAASKVEHLNHLDLHFSFPVFTDNKNSLSKNKFEEFREMILASPYASYDDWTAFLESENKQLFISADEIDDQNQKFSLKSFEGGTKMLIVWRADKMNVAASNKFLKFLEEPPAKTIILLTAESTNDILPTILSRTQIVEVPRINDEDLESYLKKSFSVSEEKVREIVHEAQGNLNDAIKLLNSGDKSNEFEKLFVQWVRDAFMVKKKPEYLRSIILWAREIAGWNREKQKNFLNYCSEIFRLALLQNYQSENLVYKKIDANGFNWAGFSKFISGANIENILEEINAADLHLTRNGNPKIVWTDLGIKLSRYIHKST